The following proteins are co-located in the Microbacterium sp. SORGH_AS_0888 genome:
- a CDS encoding ribose-5-phosphate isomerase, with protein sequence MTERQWRVVVGSDDAGYLYKEKLREDLEADPRVAEVIDVGVDADGHTPYPRVAITAAEKVRAGEADRALLVCGTGLGVAIAANKVPGIRAVTAHDSFSVERSVLSNDAQVLTLGQRVIGLELARRLVHEWLGYEFDPTSASAEKVAVLSEYEHSGDDA encoded by the coding sequence ATGACCGAACGCCAGTGGCGTGTCGTCGTGGGAAGCGACGATGCCGGATACCTCTACAAGGAGAAGCTCCGCGAGGATCTCGAAGCCGATCCCCGGGTGGCCGAGGTGATCGATGTCGGCGTCGACGCCGACGGGCACACGCCCTATCCCCGTGTCGCCATCACCGCCGCCGAGAAGGTCCGTGCGGGCGAGGCCGATCGTGCGCTCCTCGTGTGCGGCACGGGGCTCGGCGTCGCGATCGCCGCCAACAAGGTGCCCGGCATCCGGGCCGTCACCGCGCACGACAGCTTCAGTGTCGAGCGCAGCGTGCTGAGCAACGACGCGCAGGTGCTGACGCTCGGCCAGCGCGTGATCGGGCTGGAGCTCGCCCGCCGCCTGGTGCACGAGTGGCTGGGCTACGAGTTCGATCCGACGTCGGCCTCGGCCGAGAAGGTCGCGGTGCTCTCCGAGTATGAGCACTCCGGCGACGACGCATGA
- a CDS encoding NAD(P)-dependent alcohol dehydrogenase has protein sequence MRASVLTAPGRIELAQRPVPVPERDEVLVRVTAVGVCGSDVHFYHDGRLGDWQVAEPLVLGHESGGRIVAVGADVDPARIGERVSVEPQHPSAGSAETLRGDYNLDPHMRFYAVPGTDGAFQEYVTIQSHFAHPVPDEVSDHAAALMEPLSVAIATARKAGFAAGSRVFITGAGPVGIAIAQVARAYGATEVVVSDIAEQRRATALSFGATETVDPTATDPAELGSGFDAFVDASGAAAAVRSGIALVRPAGSVVLVGMGLPELPLPITTIQNRELVVTGVFRYANTWPTAIALVSRGLVDLDRMVTGTFGLDETAAALESTADPGTIKSIVEPGRR, from the coding sequence ATGCGTGCGAGCGTGCTCACCGCTCCCGGCCGCATCGAGCTGGCGCAGCGGCCGGTCCCCGTGCCGGAACGGGACGAGGTGCTCGTCCGGGTCACCGCGGTCGGCGTGTGCGGGTCCGACGTGCACTTCTACCATGACGGGCGCCTGGGCGACTGGCAGGTGGCCGAGCCGCTCGTGCTCGGCCACGAGTCCGGCGGACGCATCGTCGCCGTGGGAGCGGACGTCGACCCGGCACGCATCGGCGAGCGCGTGTCCGTCGAGCCGCAGCATCCCTCGGCGGGATCGGCGGAGACGCTGCGCGGCGACTACAACCTCGACCCCCACATGCGCTTCTACGCGGTCCCCGGAACGGACGGCGCGTTCCAGGAGTACGTCACGATCCAGAGCCACTTCGCCCATCCGGTCCCCGACGAGGTGAGCGATCACGCCGCCGCCCTGATGGAGCCGCTGTCGGTGGCCATCGCGACGGCGCGCAAGGCGGGCTTCGCCGCGGGCAGCCGCGTCTTCATCACCGGCGCGGGTCCGGTCGGGATCGCGATCGCTCAGGTCGCGCGCGCCTACGGCGCCACCGAGGTGGTGGTCTCGGACATCGCCGAGCAGCGCCGTGCGACCGCGCTCTCCTTCGGTGCGACCGAGACGGTGGACCCGACGGCCACCGATCCGGCAGAGCTCGGCTCCGGCTTCGACGCGTTCGTCGACGCCTCCGGCGCCGCCGCGGCCGTGCGCAGCGGCATCGCGCTCGTGCGGCCGGCGGGATCCGTCGTCCTCGTCGGGATGGGGCTGCCCGAGCTGCCGCTGCCGATCACGACCATCCAGAACCGAGAGCTCGTCGTCACCGGCGTGTTCCGCTACGCCAACACGTGGCCGACGGCGATCGCGCTCGTGTCCCGCGGCCTGGTCGACCTGGATCGGATGGTCACGGGGACGTTCGGTCTCGACGAGACGGCGGCGGCCCTGGAGTCGACCGCCGATCCGGGCACGATCAAGTCGATCGTGGAGCCCGGTCGCCGCTGA
- a CDS encoding sugar ABC transporter ATP-binding protein yields the protein MSTSAHDDVVLEARDIVKTYGGTRALKGVNFQIRRGTVTTLFGENGAGKSTLMKILSGVEQPTSGQILLDGEPVVFGSTNEARERGVSIIHQELSLAPNLSVRDNIFMGRELPGPLGVDYAEESRQAAALLREMQLNVDPSTIVADLRVGQQQVVEIARALSVNSRILIMDEPTSALAAGEVEVLFGLIRELLSRGVAIVYISHHLEEALEITDHAVVLRDGTMTARGDRSEIDLEWIVRHMVGENFDLGSPPSGYDFGDTAISVREITVLDRDNPERAIVNGLSLDVRAGEIVCIYGLMGAGRTELLEAIAGREPIAAGDILLEGASLRSSSIAQRIDAGVGLVPEDRQRDGLVQTFDVGTNLTLASLGQSLVRGVISRRRERQRAQELISAVTVKTSGPEMPIGSLSGGNQQKVVIGKVVATEPRVMLLDEPSRGIDVGAKAEVFRLLADRARRGLAVIYSTSEVGECLSIAHRIVVMRRGRISAEFGPDASKDMIMAASGEAAAA from the coding sequence ATGAGCACCTCGGCACACGACGACGTCGTGCTCGAAGCACGAGACATCGTCAAGACCTACGGCGGCACGCGAGCGCTCAAAGGCGTCAACTTCCAGATCCGTCGCGGCACCGTCACGACGCTGTTCGGCGAGAACGGCGCGGGAAAGTCCACGCTGATGAAGATCCTCTCCGGGGTGGAGCAGCCGACCTCCGGCCAGATCCTCCTGGACGGCGAGCCGGTGGTGTTCGGCTCGACGAACGAGGCGCGCGAGCGCGGAGTCTCGATCATCCACCAGGAGCTCAGCCTGGCGCCCAACCTCTCCGTGCGCGACAACATCTTCATGGGCCGCGAGCTGCCCGGTCCGCTCGGCGTGGACTACGCCGAGGAGTCCCGGCAGGCGGCGGCGCTGCTGCGCGAGATGCAGCTGAACGTCGACCCGAGCACGATCGTCGCCGACCTGCGCGTCGGACAGCAGCAGGTCGTCGAGATCGCCCGTGCCCTCTCGGTGAACTCGCGCATCCTGATCATGGACGAGCCGACCTCCGCCCTGGCGGCGGGCGAGGTGGAGGTGCTGTTCGGTCTGATCCGGGAGCTGCTCTCGCGCGGCGTCGCGATCGTCTACATCTCGCACCATCTCGAGGAGGCGCTCGAGATCACGGACCATGCGGTCGTCCTCCGTGACGGCACCATGACCGCGCGCGGCGACCGGTCCGAGATCGATCTGGAGTGGATCGTGCGCCACATGGTCGGTGAGAACTTCGATCTGGGCTCACCGCCCAGCGGCTACGACTTCGGCGACACCGCGATCAGCGTGCGCGAGATCACGGTGCTCGACCGCGACAACCCCGAGCGTGCGATCGTGAACGGCCTCTCCCTGGACGTGCGCGCCGGCGAGATCGTCTGCATCTACGGGCTCATGGGCGCGGGGCGCACCGAGCTGCTGGAGGCGATCGCGGGCCGCGAGCCGATCGCGGCCGGCGACATCCTGCTCGAGGGGGCGTCCCTGCGCTCGAGCTCGATCGCCCAGCGGATCGACGCGGGAGTGGGTCTCGTCCCCGAGGATCGCCAGCGCGACGGGCTGGTGCAGACCTTCGACGTCGGGACCAACCTCACCCTCGCGAGCCTCGGGCAGAGCCTCGTGCGCGGGGTCATCTCGCGCCGACGCGAGAGGCAGCGCGCGCAGGAGCTCATCTCCGCCGTCACGGTGAAGACCTCGGGACCGGAGATGCCCATCGGCTCGCTCTCCGGCGGCAACCAGCAGAAGGTCGTCATCGGCAAGGTCGTCGCGACCGAGCCGCGGGTCATGCTGCTCGACGAGCCCAGTCGCGGGATCGACGTCGGCGCGAAGGCCGAGGTCTTCCGGCTGCTCGCGGACCGCGCGCGGCGGGGGCTCGCCGTCATCTACTCCACCTCAGAGGTGGGCGAATGCCTCAGCATCGCGCACCGCATCGTCGTCATGCGCCGCGGCCGGATCTCGGCGGAGTTCGGGCCGGATGCATCCAAAGACATGATCATGGCCGCCTCCGGCGAGGCCGCGGCCGCCTGA
- a CDS encoding zinc-dependent alcohol dehydrogenase family protein: protein MMRAVVFEAEGRLALQERPVPEPGFKEILIRTAAVGLCGTDTHVFDGEFEGTVFPLVPGHEATGTIVALGEGVNDGVFDFHVGDNVAVNPSTTCGECEFCQNGHQNLCRFWNGLGVVASDGASQEFFTAPAGNVYKLKPDTDVHLAALIEPLACAIRGWDVLPRRLGDHVLVYGAGTMGLLMAQLATRAGAASVTIVDLNEARLQTAAECGIALRYTSADEADREKWDVVIDCTGSIGAIEDALSRVKPAGFFQDFGVAPADRTARFSPFRVYRDEISIVGTMAVLNSFGRAVELFEAGAINARAMVSHSFVLDDYEQALEMFRRGEGRKLQIRPGDTESRVLL from the coding sequence ATGATGCGTGCAGTTGTGTTCGAGGCCGAAGGGCGGCTCGCTCTCCAGGAGCGGCCGGTCCCGGAGCCGGGATTCAAGGAGATCCTGATCCGCACGGCGGCCGTGGGCCTGTGCGGCACGGACACCCATGTCTTCGACGGCGAGTTCGAAGGCACGGTGTTCCCCCTCGTCCCCGGCCATGAGGCGACCGGGACGATCGTCGCGCTGGGCGAAGGCGTCAACGACGGCGTGTTCGACTTCCACGTCGGCGACAACGTGGCCGTCAACCCCAGCACGACGTGCGGGGAGTGCGAGTTCTGTCAGAACGGGCATCAGAACCTGTGCCGGTTCTGGAACGGTCTCGGCGTGGTCGCCTCGGACGGCGCCTCGCAGGAGTTCTTCACGGCACCGGCGGGCAACGTCTACAAGCTCAAGCCGGACACCGACGTGCATCTCGCAGCCCTGATCGAGCCCCTCGCGTGCGCGATCCGCGGATGGGACGTGCTGCCGCGGCGGCTGGGCGATCACGTGCTCGTCTACGGCGCGGGCACCATGGGCCTGCTCATGGCGCAGCTCGCGACCCGGGCGGGAGCGGCATCCGTGACGATCGTCGACCTCAACGAGGCCCGCCTGCAGACCGCCGCCGAGTGCGGGATCGCGCTGCGCTACACGTCGGCGGACGAGGCGGATCGGGAGAAGTGGGATGTCGTCATCGACTGCACCGGCAGCATCGGCGCGATCGAGGACGCGCTGAGCCGGGTGAAGCCCGCGGGCTTCTTCCAGGACTTCGGGGTGGCCCCGGCGGACCGGACGGCGCGGTTCTCGCCGTTCCGGGTCTACCGGGACGAGATCTCCATCGTGGGGACCATGGCGGTGCTGAACTCCTTCGGCCGCGCCGTGGAGCTGTTCGAGGCGGGGGCGATCAACGCCCGGGCGATGGTCAGCCACTCCTTCGTCCTGGACGACTACGAGCAGGCGCTGGAGATGTTCCGCCGCGGCGAAGGCCGCAAGCTGCAGATCCGACCCGGCGACACCGAGTCGCGAGTCCTCCTGTGA
- a CDS encoding dihydroxyacetone kinase family protein has product MSYVLNDPVDFAEESAAGFAAAYPDLVRPVPGGVVRASGTPRGHVAVVVGGGSGHYPAFAGLVGPGLAHAAAMGNVFASPSAQQVHDVALAAEAGGGVLLGYGNYAGDVLNFDRAEAQLREAGIPARTVRVTDDIYSAPRDQRDKRRGVAGDLAVFRAAAWAAEQGWELDRVADVAARANERTRSLGIAFTGCTLPGADEPLFTVPAGQMGVGMGIHGEPGLDVRPLLPASALAELLVTALLDERPDDIPSADGARVAVIVNGLGSVKSEELFVVYGAVQRLLTQHGLVIVQPDVGEYATSFEMAGLSLTLLWLDDELERAWTSPAYTPAYRKGVLDPAALESPTPTSSAPSGEATDAATATAESVAAGRIAAAALAAIRRVIDDAAAELGRLDAIAGDGDHGIGMQRGARAAAEVAAEAVDAGAGAGSVLARAGAAWAHRAGGTSGALWGAGLQAVGARLGDVEAPDAATAAEALVAARDVVQDYGKAEVGDKTLVDALVPFVAELRERTAAGERLAVAWGHAATAASTAAADTAALTPRLGRARPHAAKSIGTPDPGAISFALAMTAVGEVLAAGHTQSTEDE; this is encoded by the coding sequence ATGAGCTACGTACTGAACGATCCCGTCGATTTCGCCGAGGAGTCCGCGGCGGGGTTCGCCGCGGCATACCCCGATCTGGTGCGGCCGGTGCCGGGCGGCGTCGTCCGAGCGTCCGGCACCCCGCGCGGACACGTCGCGGTCGTGGTCGGCGGCGGCTCCGGCCACTACCCCGCCTTCGCGGGCCTGGTCGGCCCGGGACTCGCGCACGCCGCCGCGATGGGCAACGTCTTCGCCTCGCCCAGCGCGCAGCAGGTGCACGACGTGGCGCTCGCTGCGGAGGCGGGCGGCGGCGTCCTGCTCGGCTACGGCAACTACGCGGGCGACGTCCTGAACTTCGACCGCGCCGAGGCGCAGCTGCGCGAGGCCGGGATCCCCGCCCGCACGGTGCGCGTCACGGACGACATCTACAGCGCGCCCCGTGATCAGCGGGACAAGCGCCGCGGGGTCGCCGGTGACCTCGCGGTCTTCCGCGCCGCGGCGTGGGCGGCCGAGCAGGGCTGGGAGCTCGACCGGGTCGCAGACGTCGCCGCCCGCGCCAACGAGCGCACCCGCTCCCTGGGGATCGCCTTCACGGGCTGCACGCTCCCCGGCGCCGACGAGCCGCTGTTCACCGTGCCGGCCGGACAGATGGGGGTCGGGATGGGCATCCACGGCGAGCCGGGACTGGACGTGCGTCCGCTGCTTCCCGCGTCGGCGCTGGCCGAACTGCTGGTGACCGCCCTGCTGGATGAGCGGCCCGACGACATCCCGAGCGCCGACGGCGCGCGCGTCGCCGTGATCGTCAACGGGCTCGGCTCGGTCAAGTCGGAGGAGCTCTTCGTCGTCTACGGCGCCGTGCAGCGGCTCCTCACGCAGCACGGGCTCGTGATCGTGCAGCCCGATGTGGGCGAGTACGCGACGAGCTTCGAGATGGCCGGGCTCTCCCTCACCCTCCTCTGGCTCGACGACGAGCTGGAGCGGGCATGGACCTCCCCGGCGTACACGCCCGCCTACCGCAAGGGCGTGCTCGACCCTGCGGCCCTCGAGAGCCCGACTCCGACGTCCTCGGCACCGTCCGGGGAGGCCACGGATGCCGCCACCGCCACCGCCGAGTCGGTCGCTGCGGGGCGCATCGCCGCCGCTGCGCTCGCCGCCATCCGGCGGGTCATCGACGACGCCGCAGCGGAGCTCGGCCGGCTGGACGCGATCGCCGGCGACGGCGACCACGGCATCGGGATGCAGCGGGGCGCGCGGGCCGCGGCGGAGGTGGCCGCCGAGGCCGTGGACGCCGGTGCGGGCGCCGGAAGCGTCCTCGCCCGCGCGGGTGCCGCGTGGGCGCACCGTGCCGGGGGCACCTCCGGCGCGCTGTGGGGCGCGGGGCTGCAGGCGGTCGGCGCACGCCTGGGTGACGTGGAGGCGCCCGACGCCGCGACCGCGGCCGAGGCCCTCGTCGCCGCGCGCGACGTCGTGCAGGACTACGGCAAGGCCGAGGTGGGCGACAAGACGCTCGTCGACGCGCTCGTGCCCTTCGTGGCGGAGCTCCGGGAGCGGACCGCGGCCGGCGAGCGACTCGCGGTCGCCTGGGGCCACGCCGCCACGGCGGCGAGCACGGCGGCGGCCGACACCGCCGCCCTCACGCCGAGGCTGGGGCGCGCCCGCCCGCACGCCGCCAAGAGCATCGGGACCCCCGATCCCGGGGCGATCTCGTTCGCCCTGGCCATGACCGCCGTCGGCGAGGTGCTGGCGGCGGGACACACGCAGAGTACGGAGGACGAGTGA
- a CDS encoding ABC transporter permease: protein MTTTTTLIVENRKKFSVAKLLLEGRAFLALIIIVVVFAMLSPNYLTVDNVLIMASHVAIYAILGMGMLMVILNGGIDLSVGSTLGFSAIIAGYLLQGVPIQFLGVTLYPSVPVVVLLSCGVGALVGLVNGILVARFNVAPFVATLGMLYAVRGLALLMTNGLTINDLAGKPELGNTGFDWLGFNRILGIPVGVLIMAVVALVLGYVLGRTRFGRWLYASGGNERAAELSGVPVRRVKISVYVISGVCAAIAGLILASTLTSASPTAGNTYELTAIAAVVIGGAALTGGRGNVRGTLLGAFVIGFLSDGLVIVGVSAYWQMVFMGTVIVVAVLLNTLQYGRRRRPSAPASNTGAPTSGKGAVASAGAAPDRTPAANSAADH, encoded by the coding sequence ATGACCACGACAACAACTCTCATCGTCGAGAACCGCAAGAAGTTCTCGGTGGCCAAGCTGCTCCTCGAGGGGCGGGCCTTCCTCGCCCTCATCATCATCGTCGTCGTCTTCGCGATGCTGTCGCCGAACTACCTCACGGTCGACAACGTCCTGATCATGGCGTCGCACGTCGCGATCTACGCGATCCTCGGCATGGGGATGCTGATGGTCATCCTCAACGGCGGCATCGACCTGTCCGTCGGCTCGACCCTGGGGTTCTCGGCGATCATCGCGGGGTACCTGCTGCAGGGCGTGCCCATCCAGTTCCTCGGCGTCACCCTCTACCCGAGCGTTCCGGTGGTCGTGCTCCTCTCCTGCGGGGTCGGCGCGCTCGTCGGGCTCGTCAACGGCATCCTCGTCGCCCGGTTCAACGTGGCGCCCTTCGTCGCCACGCTCGGCATGCTCTACGCCGTGCGCGGGCTCGCGCTGCTGATGACGAACGGCCTCACGATCAACGACCTCGCCGGAAAGCCCGAGCTGGGCAACACGGGCTTCGACTGGCTCGGGTTCAACCGCATCCTCGGGATCCCGGTGGGCGTCCTGATCATGGCGGTGGTCGCGCTCGTGCTCGGCTACGTCCTCGGCCGCACCCGGTTCGGCCGCTGGCTCTACGCCTCCGGCGGGAACGAGCGCGCGGCGGAGCTGTCCGGGGTCCCCGTGCGTCGTGTGAAGATCTCGGTCTACGTGATCTCCGGCGTCTGCGCAGCGATCGCCGGACTGATCCTCGCCTCGACGCTCACGAGCGCCAGCCCGACCGCCGGAAACACCTACGAGCTGACGGCGATCGCCGCGGTCGTCATCGGTGGCGCCGCGCTCACGGGCGGGAGGGGCAACGTGCGGGGCACCCTGCTCGGAGCGTTCGTGATCGGGTTCCTCTCGGACGGCCTGGTGATCGTGGGCGTCTCGGCCTACTGGCAGATGGTCTTCATGGGCACCGTCATCGTCGTGGCCGTGCTGCTCAACACGCTCCAGTACGGACGTCGCCGACGCCCGTCCGCGCCCGCCTCGAACACGGGCGCCCCGACGTCGGGAAAGGGCGCGGTGGCCAGTGCCGGCGCCGCCCCTGACCGCACCCCGGCCGCGAACAGCGCTGCCGATCACTGA
- a CDS encoding FUSC family protein, protein MTGGSPSRLLRAAREATTTMVAAAVAALVGWAVDPEPGTIVFALFLAISLSRSQLERDARGRVEAGIAVPLVALAGCGVGMVLAASPVAGAALFTAGLTASVLLRRVGEAGRRVGGLIALPFTVLLVAPVGGPSLTPLHRLAVAILVGLVAWAAVTGVQITAQRAGMLPRAAARPSPRPGEREARRRPARRDASVRLAVQMAVMLTVAFGVGVVSFREHWAWIVLTGLLVTLGNAGRADVVYKGVQRVVGAGAGSLLVFVLPLPLPASWALTVVAVALFAGLVLRPFGYVWWALSVTMALAVAQSFGGAGFELWQRWAEIVLGAVIAIGVSWLVLPVRSEDVVRRRVAQVLAALADELAAWSAAAGAGAGEDSSRRRVADARRAMDRAVAPFEAARRLSAGAVRPRPCGWADAARSVCDALARPPRPGVRAALGRARRAAREPATLQAALDDLCAAATG, encoded by the coding sequence GTGACCGGCGGCAGCCCCTCTCGCCTCTTGCGCGCGGCGCGCGAGGCGACGACGACGATGGTCGCCGCCGCGGTCGCCGCCCTCGTCGGGTGGGCGGTGGATCCCGAGCCCGGGACCATCGTGTTCGCGCTTTTCCTGGCGATCTCGTTGTCGCGGAGCCAGCTCGAACGCGACGCGCGCGGGCGTGTGGAGGCGGGGATCGCCGTGCCGTTGGTCGCCCTTGCGGGCTGCGGCGTGGGCATGGTGCTCGCGGCGAGTCCGGTCGCGGGCGCGGCGCTGTTCACCGCCGGGCTGACGGCATCCGTGCTGCTGCGCCGTGTCGGCGAGGCGGGCCGCCGGGTGGGCGGGCTCATCGCACTGCCCTTCACGGTGCTGCTGGTCGCGCCGGTGGGCGGTCCCTCGCTCACGCCGCTGCACCGGCTCGCGGTCGCGATCCTCGTGGGGCTCGTCGCGTGGGCCGCGGTGACGGGCGTGCAGATCACGGCGCAGCGGGCGGGGATGCTGCCGCGGGCCGCTGCGCGTCCGTCCCCGCGGCCCGGCGAGCGCGAGGCGCGGCGTCGGCCCGCACGGCGGGATGCGTCCGTTCGCCTGGCCGTGCAGATGGCCGTCATGCTCACGGTCGCCTTCGGTGTCGGCGTCGTGTCGTTCCGCGAACACTGGGCGTGGATCGTGCTGACCGGCCTGCTGGTGACGCTCGGAAACGCCGGACGTGCGGATGTCGTGTACAAGGGCGTGCAGCGGGTGGTCGGAGCCGGCGCCGGGTCGCTCCTGGTGTTCGTGCTGCCGCTTCCGCTCCCGGCGTCCTGGGCGCTGACCGTCGTGGCGGTCGCGCTCTTCGCCGGCCTGGTCCTGCGCCCCTTCGGATACGTCTGGTGGGCGCTCTCGGTGACGATGGCCTTGGCGGTCGCCCAGTCGTTCGGGGGCGCCGGGTTCGAGCTGTGGCAGCGGTGGGCCGAGATCGTGCTGGGTGCCGTGATAGCGATCGGAGTGTCTTGGCTCGTGCTCCCGGTCCGGTCGGAGGATGTCGTGCGCCGCCGCGTCGCGCAGGTCCTCGCCGCGCTCGCCGACGAGCTCGCGGCGTGGAGCGCGGCGGCAGGGGCGGGGGCCGGAGAGGATTCGTCCCGCCGGCGCGTGGCCGATGCCCGGCGGGCGATGGACCGTGCCGTGGCGCCTTTCGAGGCCGCTCGGCGCCTCTCGGCCGGTGCGGTGCGGCCGCGGCCGTGTGGGTGGGCGGATGCGGCCCGATCCGTGTGCGACGCGCTCGCGCGGCCGCCGCGACCGGGCGTCCGAGCGGCGCTGGGGCGGGCGCGGCGAGCGGCCCGGGAGCCGGCGACGCTGCAGGCGGCGCTCGACGACCTGTGCGCCGCAGCCACCGGCTGA
- a CDS encoding DNA-binding response regulator → MESRGFGDPLTRVAIVDASVLQRHRARDVLVQRTGVQVVQLSPMLAQLGAWMAEVDALRRPQMVLLALPPRPLEPRALAALGALRGAGIVLVVLTGTTNGRDMRALVRTGVDGIVSVNESEDVLVSVVEAARRGVRTCSPRVRTALESMPPTPALSRQEAKLVALYGAGCTIGETAAQMGVKEDTARKYLNRVKAKYAAVGRPARSKREIAQIARSDGFLGLDGQTP, encoded by the coding sequence ATGGAGTCTCGGGGATTCGGCGATCCGCTCACGCGCGTCGCGATCGTGGACGCATCCGTCCTGCAACGTCATCGTGCGCGTGACGTGCTGGTGCAGCGGACGGGGGTGCAGGTCGTGCAGCTCTCGCCGATGCTCGCGCAGCTCGGCGCGTGGATGGCGGAGGTCGATGCGCTCCGTCGTCCCCAGATGGTGCTGCTCGCGCTCCCGCCGCGCCCGCTCGAGCCGCGTGCCCTCGCGGCGCTCGGCGCTCTGCGCGGCGCCGGGATCGTGCTCGTCGTCCTGACCGGGACCACGAACGGTCGCGACATGCGTGCGCTGGTGCGGACGGGTGTGGACGGGATCGTCTCGGTCAACGAATCCGAGGACGTGCTGGTCTCGGTCGTCGAGGCGGCGCGGCGCGGCGTGCGGACCTGCTCTCCGCGCGTGCGCACGGCGCTGGAGTCGATGCCGCCCACGCCTGCGCTCAGCCGCCAGGAGGCGAAGCTCGTCGCCCTCTACGGCGCGGGGTGCACGATCGGCGAGACCGCCGCGCAGATGGGCGTCAAGGAGGACACGGCGCGCAAGTACCTGAACCGGGTGAAGGCGAAGTACGCGGCGGTGGGTCGTCCGGCGCGCTCGAAGCGGGAGATCGCGCAGATCGCCCGGAGCGACGGCTTCCTCGGTCTCGACGGGCAGACGCCCTAG
- a CDS encoding DUF2291 family protein, which translates to MRRLSRPPSPPTRPPPPSTYAVTSSGGPVYSVTFTGVVGTGNAGIYDVAVEGVPSTLRIRVQTGPAINGTDLRDATGDIAFGQFKNQIDYQNAAAALNDQVKSTVLASVDTAALTGKTVTVTGAFTLVNPTAWLVTPVSLEVR; encoded by the coding sequence ATGCGGCGACTCTCGCGTCCGCCATCGCCGCCGACCCGGCCGCCGCCGCCCTCGACCTATGCCGTCACGAGCTCGGGCGGGCCCGTCTACAGCGTGACCTTCACCGGTGTCGTCGGCACGGGCAACGCCGGGATCTACGACGTCGCGGTGGAGGGCGTTCCCTCGACGCTGCGAATCCGGGTGCAGACCGGCCCTGCCATCAACGGCACCGACCTCCGTGACGCGACCGGTGACATCGCCTTCGGTCAGTTCAAGAACCAGATCGACTACCAGAACGCGGCCGCGGCCCTCAACGATCAGGTGAAGTCCACGGTGCTCGCCTCCGTCGACACGGCGGCGCTCACGGGCAAGACCGTCACGGTGACGGGCGCGTTCACGCTCGTCAACCCGACGGCCTGGCTCGTGACCCCGGTGTCGCTGGAGGTGCGATGA
- a CDS encoding D-ribose ABC transporter substrate-binding protein, producing MVRRKALVALAAAGALVMGLSGCAGGTTGGATNSGGAAGGLITIIVNDPANPYWKTEGDIAAAEAKQLGYQATVGAHKGDTNTENTLIDTAIANKSVAIILDPANADGSIAAVKKADAAGIPVFLVNAEINQSGIAKAQLVSNNAQGAALGAQQWESQMGGKGTYVELLGAPSDNNAQTRSNGYATVLSQYPDLVKVGQEVADWDRTKGHDKMQSLLQANPSLNGVISGNDEMALGAIAALKEAGKLNGVVVGGFDGAPDAIDAISSGELAYTVLQPVAEFSKKAVELADEYIRTGKAPDTEKQAFDCILITKDNVGKMTGPFTYSG from the coding sequence ATGGTGCGTAGAAAAGCACTCGTCGCCCTCGCCGCTGCGGGCGCGCTCGTCATGGGCCTGAGCGGATGCGCGGGCGGAACCACCGGAGGCGCGACGAACAGCGGCGGCGCGGCCGGCGGCCTCATCACGATCATCGTCAACGACCCCGCGAACCCCTACTGGAAGACGGAGGGCGACATCGCCGCGGCCGAGGCGAAGCAGCTCGGCTATCAGGCCACGGTGGGCGCGCACAAGGGCGACACGAACACCGAGAACACCCTGATCGACACCGCGATCGCGAACAAGTCGGTGGCCATCATCCTGGACCCGGCCAACGCGGACGGCTCGATCGCCGCCGTCAAGAAGGCGGATGCCGCGGGCATCCCGGTGTTCCTGGTCAACGCCGAGATCAACCAGTCGGGCATCGCGAAGGCCCAGCTCGTCTCCAACAACGCCCAGGGCGCGGCCCTCGGCGCGCAGCAGTGGGAGTCGCAGATGGGCGGCAAGGGCACCTACGTCGAGCTGCTGGGCGCACCCTCTGACAACAACGCGCAGACCCGCTCGAACGGCTATGCGACGGTGCTGAGCCAGTACCCCGATCTCGTCAAGGTGGGCCAGGAGGTCGCCGACTGGGACCGCACGAAGGGTCACGACAAGATGCAGTCGCTGCTGCAGGCCAACCCGTCGCTCAACGGTGTGATCTCGGGCAATGACGAGATGGCGCTGGGCGCGATCGCGGCGCTCAAGGAGGCCGGCAAGCTCAACGGCGTCGTCGTGGGCGGCTTCGACGGAGCCCCGGACGCGATCGACGCGATCTCCTCCGGCGAGCTCGCCTACACGGTGCTGCAGCCCGTCGCCGAGTTCTCGAAGAAGGCCGTCGAGCTCGCGGACGAGTACATCCGCACCGGCAAGGCCCCCGACACCGAGAAGCAGGCGTTCGACTGCATCCTCATCACGAAGGACAACGTCGGCAAGATGACGGGTCCGTTCACCTACTCCGGCTGA